One stretch of Aquisalimonas asiatica DNA includes these proteins:
- a CDS encoding LapA family protein has product MRRLIGFVAILIVILFGLSFALLNADSVDVDYYFGSVPMPLSLALVVSLIIGAVIGVLTTLGMILGKQREVHRLRRRVKDTEKELNELRRLPLKDSH; this is encoded by the coding sequence ATGCGTCGGTTGATCGGATTCGTTGCCATCCTGATCGTGATCCTGTTCGGGCTGAGTTTTGCGCTGCTGAACGCCGACAGCGTGGACGTGGATTACTACTTCGGAAGCGTTCCCATGCCGCTGTCCCTGGCGCTGGTCGTTTCCCTGATTATTGGTGCCGTCATTGGCGTGCTCACCACGCTCGGGATGATCCTCGGAAAGCAGCGCGAGGTGCATCGGCTTCGTCGGCGTGTCAAGGATACGGAGAAGGAACTGAACGAGCTGCGCCGGTTGCCGCTGAAAGATAGTCACTGA
- the pyrF gene encoding orotidine-5'-phosphate decarboxylase has product MGVAGEQPWIVVALDVDSAERAEALAARLDPALCRLKVGKELFTRAGPGLVERLQARGFSVFLDLKFHDIPNTVAGACRAAADLGVWMVNVHALGGVRMMEAAREAVSRSGQQNTLLIGVTVLTSHDAGDIAAVGLGDAPDALVERLAGLALGAGLDGLVCSAREAPRLRALHGNAPVLVTPGIRPADAVADDQRRIVTPAQARADGADYLVVGRPITAAADPGAALEGIAAELQQGPSGA; this is encoded by the coding sequence ATAGGCGTGGCAGGTGAACAGCCGTGGATCGTGGTTGCGCTGGACGTGGACAGCGCGGAGCGTGCCGAGGCCCTGGCGGCCCGGCTCGACCCGGCACTGTGCCGCCTGAAGGTGGGAAAGGAGCTGTTCACCCGTGCCGGCCCGGGCCTGGTGGAGCGCCTGCAGGCGCGGGGGTTCAGTGTCTTCCTGGACCTCAAGTTCCACGATATTCCCAACACCGTGGCCGGAGCGTGCCGCGCCGCGGCCGATCTCGGCGTCTGGATGGTCAATGTGCACGCGCTGGGCGGTGTGCGGATGATGGAGGCGGCGCGGGAAGCGGTCAGCCGCTCCGGTCAGCAGAACACGCTGCTGATCGGCGTGACGGTGTTGACCAGCCATGACGCCGGGGATATCGCGGCGGTCGGTCTCGGCGACGCGCCGGATGCGCTGGTCGAACGGCTGGCGGGGCTCGCCCTGGGTGCCGGGCTGGACGGGCTGGTGTGCTCGGCGCGGGAAGCGCCGCGGTTGCGTGCGCTGCACGGCAACGCACCGGTGCTGGTAACGCCTGGCATCCGACCCGCGGACGCCGTTGCGGATGATCAGCGCCGGATCGTGACGCCAGCGCAGGCGCGGGCGGACGGAGCCGATTATCTCGTGGTGGGGCGGCCCATTACCGCTGCGGCGGACCCCGGCGCGGCGCTCGAGGGCATCGCCGCCGAGCTTCAGCAGGGGCCGTCCGGCGCTTGA
- a CDS encoding integration host factor subunit beta, with amino-acid sequence MTKSELIEVIASKQQHLAYRDVEVSVKTLLEHMSEALSSGHRIEIRGFGSFSLHHRPPRIGRNPKTGDPVALPAKYVPHFKPGKELRQRVNGD; translated from the coding sequence ATGACGAAATCCGAGCTCATCGAAGTCATCGCATCCAAGCAGCAGCATCTCGCTTACCGGGATGTGGAAGTGTCGGTCAAGACGCTTCTGGAACACATGAGCGAGGCGCTTTCCTCCGGTCATCGTATCGAGATCCGCGGGTTCGGTAGTTTCTCACTGCACCACCGTCCGCCGCGCATTGGTCGTAACCCCAAGACCGGGGACCCAGTTGCCCTGCCAGCGAAGTATGTGCCACATTTCAAGCCGGGGAAGGAGCTCCGCCAGCGGGTCAACGGCGATTGA
- the cmk gene encoding (d)CMP kinase, whose amino-acid sequence MTPMDAPVLAVDGPGGSGKGTVCRAVTEAMGWHLLDSGAIYRALAVAAGRRGLDVSDTAALVDLAHGLDVVFEPQPDGTIRVLVDGDDVSVQLRSEQTGDLASRVAAVPAARDALLARQRAFRKPPGLVADGRDMGTVVFPDATLKIFLTASAEERALRRHNQLKEQGVDVSLADLLDEIAVRDERDRNRAVAPLVPAADAEELDTTGLSVDAVVERVLKLLQKQLS is encoded by the coding sequence ATGACACCGATGGACGCGCCCGTGCTTGCCGTGGACGGCCCCGGCGGATCCGGCAAGGGGACGGTGTGCCGCGCGGTCACCGAAGCCATGGGCTGGCACCTGCTGGACAGTGGCGCCATCTACCGGGCGCTGGCGGTTGCCGCTGGCAGGCGTGGCCTGGATGTATCGGACACCGCCGCGCTGGTGGATCTGGCCCACGGGCTCGATGTGGTGTTCGAGCCGCAGCCGGACGGCACGATTCGCGTGCTCGTGGACGGTGACGACGTCTCCGTGCAGTTGCGCAGCGAGCAGACCGGTGACCTCGCCTCGCGGGTGGCGGCCGTACCCGCGGCGCGGGATGCACTGCTCGCTCGCCAGCGCGCATTCCGCAAGCCGCCCGGCCTGGTGGCCGACGGTCGCGACATGGGCACCGTGGTGTTTCCGGACGCGACGCTCAAGATCTTTCTGACGGCGAGCGCCGAGGAACGGGCACTCCGTCGCCATAACCAGTTGAAGGAACAGGGGGTTGATGTTAGCCTCGCGGATCTTTTGGACGAGATCGCCGTGCGCGACGAGCGTGACCGCAACCGTGCGGTGGCGCCGCTGGTGCCGGCGGCTGATGCCGAGGAGCTCGATACCACGGGGCTGTCAGTGGATGCCGTGGTGGAGAGGGTACTCAAGCTGCTGCAAAAACAGCTATCATAA
- a CDS encoding ComEA family DNA-binding protein, with the protein MSKSRRAVRFAPAVAMLFAASAFAGPVDLNTADAETLAAELDGVGESRAAAIVEYREANGGFDSVDALTNVQGVGAATLESNRERLTVDVD; encoded by the coding sequence ATGTCGAAATCCAGGCGTGCTGTCCGTTTTGCCCCCGCTGTGGCCATGCTGTTCGCAGCCTCCGCGTTTGCCGGCCCCGTGGACCTCAATACCGCGGATGCCGAAACGCTGGCGGCTGAGCTGGATGGGGTGGGGGAGTCCCGCGCGGCGGCCATCGTGGAATACCGCGAGGCCAACGGCGGGTTTGACAGCGTCGACGCGCTCACCAATGTCCAGGGCGTCGGCGCAGCAACGCTGGAGAGTAACCGCGAGCGCCTGACCGTGGACGTGGACTGA
- a CDS encoding glutathione S-transferase family protein — translation MDLYYSLTSPYARIVRASLLEKRLADRTGYHVVDPWSDDAGLMQVNPATRVPTLVTDDGVAITESLLIVHFLEASWPDPTLVPEDRRAEILGQAGRAVGLIDAGVQTLLAKRFGPEGVDQGVLGQRRSRTITSTLDRLESQPPEAGGDLGALAVAVALQYLDFRFPELAWREQRPALSRWLERVAVRESLSATVPQ, via the coding sequence ATGGATCTCTATTACAGCCTCACCTCGCCCTACGCGCGCATCGTGCGCGCCAGCCTGCTTGAGAAGCGGCTGGCCGACCGCACCGGCTATCATGTGGTCGATCCATGGTCCGACGATGCCGGGCTCATGCAGGTCAACCCGGCCACGCGCGTGCCCACGCTGGTGACGGACGACGGTGTCGCCATCACCGAGTCATTGCTCATCGTGCACTTCCTCGAAGCCAGCTGGCCCGATCCCACGCTCGTCCCGGAAGACCGGCGAGCGGAGATACTGGGGCAGGCCGGCCGGGCCGTGGGATTGATCGACGCCGGCGTACAGACGCTGCTGGCGAAACGGTTCGGCCCGGAGGGTGTGGATCAGGGGGTTCTCGGGCAGCGCCGCTCAAGGACCATCACGTCGACCCTGGACCGCCTTGAATCGCAGCCACCCGAGGCAGGCGGGGATCTCGGCGCCCTGGCCGTGGCGGTGGCGCTGCAGTACCTGGACTTCCGGTTTCCGGAGCTGGCCTGGCGGGAACAGCGGCCGGCACTGAGCCGGTGGCTTGAGCGGGTGGCGGTGCGCGAGTCGCTGTCAGCGACCGTGCCCCAGTAG
- the rpsA gene encoding 30S ribosomal protein S1, whose translation MSESFAELFEESLAQTDMRPGAIVTGKVVAIRGDHVVVNAGLKSEAVIPANEFFGESGQIEVGVGDDVEVALDAVEDGFGETRLSREKAKRAHAWKHLETAYENGDTVNGIISGKVKGGFTVDLKHIRAFLPGSLVDIRPVRDTTYLEGRELEFKVIKLDERRNNVVVSRRAVVEEEYSAEREALLERLQEGQQLKGIVKNLTDYGAFVDLGGIDGLLHITDMAWRRVKHPSEVVEVGQEIEVKVLKFDRERNRVSLGLKQLGEDPWENIANRYPESTRVVGRVTNITDYGCFVEIEEGVEGLVHVSEMDWTNKNVNPGKLVAVGDEVEVMVLDIDGERRRISLGMKQCQANPWELFAATHNKGDRVNGQIKSITDFGIFVGLEGGIDGLVHLSDLSWDEAGEDAVRHFKKGDEVEAVVLSVDADRERISLGIKQMEDDPFSAWMADNPKGNMVKGTAKEVDAKGVVVDLGDGIEGYLRASDIARERVDDARSHFKEGDEVQAKFIGVDRKNRSISLSIKAKDVQEEAKAVQDYAKGGAGAGTTTLGDLLKEQMDSGNQDD comes from the coding sequence ATGAGCGAGAGCTTTGCCGAACTGTTTGAAGAGAGCCTGGCACAAACCGATATGCGCCCTGGCGCCATCGTCACCGGGAAGGTGGTGGCGATCCGCGGTGACCACGTGGTGGTCAATGCCGGCCTGAAGTCGGAAGCCGTGATTCCCGCCAACGAGTTCTTCGGGGAATCGGGCCAGATTGAAGTGGGTGTGGGTGACGACGTGGAAGTCGCCCTGGACGCGGTGGAAGACGGTTTCGGGGAGACCCGGCTGTCCCGCGAGAAGGCCAAGCGGGCCCACGCCTGGAAGCACCTGGAGACTGCCTACGAGAACGGTGACACCGTCAACGGCATCATCAGCGGCAAGGTCAAGGGCGGTTTCACCGTCGACCTCAAGCACATCCGCGCCTTCCTCCCCGGCTCTCTGGTGGATATCCGCCCGGTGCGCGATACCACCTACCTGGAAGGCCGCGAGCTCGAGTTCAAGGTCATCAAGCTGGACGAGCGCCGCAACAACGTCGTGGTTTCGCGCCGCGCGGTGGTCGAGGAAGAGTACAGCGCCGAGCGGGAAGCCCTGCTGGAGCGCCTGCAGGAAGGTCAGCAGCTCAAGGGCATCGTCAAGAACCTCACCGACTACGGCGCCTTCGTGGACCTGGGCGGCATCGACGGCCTGCTGCATATCACCGACATGGCCTGGCGCCGCGTCAAGCACCCCTCGGAAGTGGTCGAAGTCGGCCAGGAAATCGAGGTCAAGGTGCTCAAGTTCGATCGTGAGCGCAACCGTGTCTCCCTGGGCCTCAAACAGCTGGGCGAGGACCCGTGGGAAAACATCGCCAACCGCTACCCGGAGAGCACCCGCGTGGTGGGCCGTGTCACCAACATCACCGACTACGGCTGCTTCGTGGAGATCGAAGAGGGCGTGGAAGGCCTGGTGCACGTCTCCGAGATGGACTGGACCAACAAGAACGTCAATCCCGGCAAGCTGGTTGCCGTGGGTGACGAGGTCGAGGTCATGGTGCTGGACATCGACGGCGAGCGTCGCCGCATCTCCCTGGGCATGAAACAGTGCCAGGCGAACCCGTGGGAGCTGTTTGCGGCCACCCACAACAAGGGCGATCGCGTGAACGGCCAGATCAAGTCCATCACCGACTTCGGCATCTTCGTTGGCCTGGAAGGCGGCATCGACGGCCTGGTGCACCTCTCGGACCTCTCCTGGGACGAAGCCGGCGAAGATGCCGTGCGGCACTTCAAGAAGGGCGACGAAGTGGAAGCCGTGGTGCTGTCCGTGGATGCGGACCGCGAGCGGATCTCCCTGGGCATCAAGCAGATGGAAGACGATCCCTTCTCCGCCTGGATGGCCGATAACCCGAAGGGCAACATGGTCAAGGGCACCGCGAAGGAAGTGGATGCCAAGGGCGTGGTCGTGGACCTCGGCGATGGCATCGAAGGCTACCTGCGTGCGTCGGACATCGCCCGCGAGCGTGTCGACGATGCCCGCAGCCACTTCAAGGAAGGCGACGAAGTGCAGGCCAAGTTCATCGGCGTCGACCGCAAGAACCGCTCCATCAGCCTGTCCATCAAGGCCAAGGACGTTCAGGAAGAAGCCAAGGCCGTGCAGGACTACGCCAAGGGCGGTGCCGGTGCCGGCACGACCACGCTTGGCGACCTGCTCAAGGAGCAGATGGACAGCGGTAATCAGGACGACTGA
- a CDS encoding ABC transporter permease subunit, which translates to MPSEGQRRRLRRWRAVKDRVGKGTIATFGIGVIGTLILMFVYLFSEVTPIFGAAEMTPAGAYAAPGDGGSETLHTAMERYREVAVRFTDDARAVFFRPSDGEVIREERMQRPDGVNVTSFATGEARSHLVGYGLDDGTAIFARHAYDVSYPGGERTVEPSIQYPEGGGEPLDIFAEDGYSIDAIGVQRGRRGTAIVAANNANEQLRIVLFEEDEDFLTGDVTVERQVYEVPWPEDGVEVTQILMDTTMRNLFVGGGDGRLHYYDISRMSSPRLLASERAIEGDNAEVTALDFLLGAVSMIAGGSDGSVSQWFVVRDGDGERRLRKIRDFESHDAPVTSIGPEHARKGFATAAEDGTVQLHYATSARTMARLALGGDIQVESVTMAPRQNAMLVVGADGGFRYLDVHNPHPEISISALWQKVWYEGRNNPAYVWQSSSATQEFEPKFSLVPLTVGTLKAAFYAMLFAAPLAILAAIYSACFMSPRMRTMTKPTIEIMEALPTVILGFLAGLWAAPFVENNLPAVFSLFLLMPVAFLVMAWVWSRLLPAQWRGAVPPGWEAALLIPVVLGVGWLCVSMSPLVELWFFDGDMRQWLTNQGITYDQRNALVVGMAMGFAVIPTIYSISEDAVFNVPRHLTQGALALGATPWQAVVTVVLLTASPGIFSAVMIGFGRAVGETMIVLMATGNSPVVNFNIFEGMRTLSANIAVEMPEAAVGGTHYRILFLAALVLFVMTFVLNTLAEVVRHRLRKKYSTL; encoded by the coding sequence ATGCCGTCCGAAGGACAGCGGCGGCGGCTGCGCCGCTGGCGGGCCGTCAAGGACCGGGTCGGCAAGGGCACCATTGCCACGTTCGGCATCGGCGTGATCGGCACCCTGATCCTCATGTTCGTCTATCTCTTCTCGGAAGTGACGCCCATCTTCGGCGCCGCGGAGATGACGCCGGCGGGCGCCTACGCCGCGCCTGGCGATGGCGGCAGCGAGACCCTGCATACCGCCATGGAGCGGTATCGCGAGGTGGCGGTCCGGTTCACGGACGACGCCCGGGCGGTGTTCTTCCGGCCATCGGACGGCGAGGTGATCCGGGAAGAGCGCATGCAGCGCCCCGATGGCGTGAACGTGACCAGTTTTGCCACCGGTGAGGCCCGGAGCCACCTGGTGGGCTACGGCCTGGACGACGGCACGGCGATCTTTGCCCGGCACGCCTACGACGTCTCCTACCCCGGTGGCGAGCGCACCGTGGAGCCGTCGATCCAGTACCCGGAGGGCGGAGGCGAGCCCCTGGATATCTTCGCGGAGGATGGCTATTCGATCGACGCCATCGGCGTGCAGCGGGGGCGCCGTGGCACGGCCATCGTCGCTGCCAACAACGCCAACGAACAGCTCCGCATCGTGTTGTTCGAGGAGGACGAGGACTTCCTGACCGGCGACGTCACCGTTGAGCGCCAGGTCTACGAGGTGCCATGGCCGGAGGACGGGGTGGAAGTCACCCAGATCCTCATGGACACCACCATGCGTAATCTGTTCGTCGGCGGTGGCGACGGCAGGCTTCATTATTACGATATCTCCCGGATGAGCAGCCCCCGGTTGCTGGCCAGTGAGCGGGCCATCGAAGGGGACAACGCCGAGGTCACGGCGCTGGATTTCCTGCTCGGGGCCGTCTCCATGATCGCGGGTGGCTCCGACGGCTCCGTGAGCCAGTGGTTCGTGGTCCGCGATGGTGATGGCGAGCGTCGCCTGCGCAAGATTCGCGATTTCGAGTCTCACGATGCGCCGGTGACCAGCATCGGTCCGGAGCACGCCCGCAAGGGATTCGCCACCGCGGCCGAGGACGGCACGGTGCAGCTCCATTACGCCACGTCGGCGCGGACCATGGCGCGCCTCGCCCTGGGCGGCGACATCCAGGTGGAATCGGTGACCATGGCGCCGCGCCAGAACGCCATGCTGGTGGTGGGCGCCGACGGTGGCTTTCGCTATCTGGATGTGCACAACCCGCACCCGGAGATCTCCATCAGCGCGCTGTGGCAGAAGGTCTGGTACGAAGGGCGCAACAATCCCGCCTACGTGTGGCAGTCATCGTCGGCCACCCAGGAGTTCGAGCCCAAGTTCTCCCTGGTGCCCCTGACCGTGGGCACGCTCAAGGCCGCCTTCTACGCCATGCTGTTCGCGGCGCCCCTGGCCATTCTCGCGGCCATCTACTCGGCCTGTTTCATGTCGCCGCGCATGCGCACCATGACCAAGCCGACCATCGAGATCATGGAGGCGCTGCCCACGGTCATTCTCGGGTTTCTTGCGGGGCTGTGGGCGGCACCGTTCGTGGAGAACAATCTGCCGGCAGTGTTCAGCCTGTTCCTGTTGATGCCGGTGGCCTTTCTCGTCATGGCCTGGGTCTGGTCACGGTTGCTGCCGGCGCAGTGGCGCGGGGCCGTACCGCCCGGCTGGGAGGCGGCGCTGCTGATTCCGGTGGTGCTCGGGGTGGGCTGGTTGTGCGTGAGCATGAGTCCGCTGGTGGAGCTGTGGTTCTTCGACGGCGACATGCGTCAGTGGCTGACCAACCAGGGCATCACCTACGACCAGCGCAACGCCCTGGTGGTGGGCATGGCCATGGGCTTCGCCGTGATCCCGACAATCTACTCCATCTCCGAGGATGCCGTGTTCAACGTCCCCAGGCATCTCACCCAGGGCGCCCTGGCCCTGGGGGCCACGCCCTGGCAGGCGGTGGTCACGGTGGTGCTGCTGACCGCCAGCCCCGGCATCTTCTCCGCGGTGATGATCGGCTTCGGGCGCGCCGTGGGCGAGACCATGATCGTGCTCATGGCCACGGGCAACAGCCCGGTGGTCAACTTCAACATCTTCGAGGGCATGCGCACCCTGTCGGCCAACATCGCCGTGGAGATGCCGGAGGCGGCCGTGGGCGGCACGCACTACCGCATCCTGTTCCTGGCCGCGCTGGTTCTGTTCGTCATGACCTTTGTTCTCAACACCCTTGCTGAAGTCGTGCGCCACCGGCTGCGCAAGAAGTACAGCACCCTGTAA
- the lapB gene encoding lipopolysaccharide assembly protein LapB has protein sequence MVELFWLLLPVAAFSGWFIARRGQSGGARSGRAEPLRGDYFQGLNYLLNEQQDKAIEVFTRMVEVDSDTVETHLALGNLFRRRGEVDRAIRIHQNLIARPSLNREQRTQALLELGEDYLRAGLLDRAENLFQEVVETGSFVPQALQHLLDIYQQEKEWDNAILVAARLEVNSEQGMAPRVAQFYCEQVDRAWRDGEINRARNLIKRALTADPGCVRASIQQGDIERSVGNYKQALKCYQRVRDQDRDYLPEVLVGLHECYTQLGRPDGYRAFLEDVSRDYRGASVILALAERIRQDNGEGAAAQYLIEQLRARPSVRGLNRLIELNLARTEQTDGADLEVLRELFHALLRDKPGYSCRNCGFSARTLHWQCPSCRKWATIKPIQGVEGE, from the coding sequence ATGGTGGAACTGTTCTGGCTACTCCTGCCGGTGGCGGCCTTTTCCGGCTGGTTCATCGCGAGACGTGGCCAGAGCGGGGGAGCGCGTTCGGGCCGGGCGGAGCCGCTACGGGGTGACTATTTTCAGGGCCTGAACTATCTGCTCAACGAGCAGCAGGACAAGGCCATCGAAGTCTTCACCCGCATGGTGGAGGTGGACTCGGACACGGTCGAAACCCACCTGGCGCTCGGCAACCTGTTTCGTCGTCGTGGTGAAGTCGATCGCGCCATCCGCATCCATCAGAATCTCATCGCCCGCCCCTCACTCAACCGCGAACAACGGACCCAGGCCCTGCTGGAACTGGGCGAGGACTACCTGCGCGCCGGTCTCCTGGACCGTGCGGAGAACCTGTTCCAGGAGGTGGTGGAAACGGGGAGTTTCGTCCCCCAGGCGCTGCAACACCTGCTGGATATCTACCAGCAGGAGAAGGAGTGGGATAACGCGATTCTCGTGGCCGCCCGCCTGGAGGTCAACAGCGAGCAGGGCATGGCACCCCGGGTGGCCCAGTTCTACTGTGAACAGGTGGACCGGGCGTGGCGCGACGGGGAGATCAACCGTGCCCGGAATCTCATCAAACGGGCGTTGACCGCCGACCCCGGCTGCGTGCGTGCCAGCATTCAGCAGGGCGACATCGAGCGCAGCGTGGGCAACTACAAGCAGGCGCTGAAGTGCTACCAGCGCGTCCGTGATCAGGATCGCGACTACCTGCCGGAAGTGCTCGTGGGGCTGCACGAGTGTTACACCCAGCTCGGCCGCCCCGATGGTTACCGGGCCTTCCTGGAGGATGTCTCCCGGGATTACCGGGGTGCGTCCGTCATCCTTGCCCTGGCGGAGCGCATCCGTCAGGACAACGGTGAGGGCGCTGCGGCGCAGTATCTGATCGAGCAGCTGCGCGCGCGCCCGTCCGTGCGTGGGCTGAACCGCCTGATCGAGCTCAATCTCGCGCGCACGGAGCAGACAGACGGCGCGGATCTGGAAGTGCTCCGGGAGCTCTTCCACGCGCTGTTGCGTGACAAGCCCGGCTACTCCTGCCGCAACTGCGGTTTCAGTGCGCGCACCCTGCACTGGCAGTGTCCCAGTTGCCGCAAGTGGGCGACCATCAAACCCATACAGGGCGTGGAAGGGGAATAG
- a CDS encoding PstS family phosphate ABC transporter substrate-binding protein, whose translation MFRNRLVTVAASALAVAALPAFADEGPELDDSLPGYESVSGISGSLSSQGSDTLNNLMTLWAEEFNDFYPNVNIQIEGAGSGTAPTALAEGTANFGPMSRQMRESEIEAFEDAHGYPPTLVRVAIDTIAVFVNRDNPIDGLSIDQVDAIFSETRRCGGDEDITRWGQVGLDGDWENRDFTLYSRNAVSGTYGYFREHALCDGDFKDAINEQPGSASVVQGVSESLNGIGYSGIGYNTSGVRAIKLGDDPDNLYEPNAENAISGDYPLARFLYVYVNKDPNEDLPPIEREFLRLVLSEEGQDVVRRDGFIPMPESAASREREQLGLE comes from the coding sequence ATGTTCCGTAACCGCCTTGTGACCGTGGCCGCATCCGCCCTTGCCGTCGCCGCGCTTCCGGCTTTTGCTGATGAGGGTCCGGAGCTGGACGACAGCCTGCCGGGCTACGAGAGCGTCTCCGGCATCTCCGGCAGCCTCTCCAGTCAGGGGTCCGACACGCTCAATAACCTGATGACGCTCTGGGCCGAGGAGTTCAACGACTTTTACCCCAACGTCAACATCCAGATCGAAGGCGCCGGTTCGGGCACGGCACCGACGGCGCTGGCCGAGGGCACGGCGAACTTCGGCCCCATGAGCCGTCAGATGCGTGAGTCCGAGATCGAGGCGTTCGAGGACGCCCACGGCTACCCGCCCACCCTGGTGCGCGTCGCCATCGACACCATTGCGGTGTTCGTCAACCGTGACAACCCCATCGACGGCCTGTCCATCGACCAGGTGGATGCGATCTTCTCGGAGACCCGCCGCTGCGGCGGTGACGAGGACATAACCCGCTGGGGACAGGTGGGCCTGGATGGCGACTGGGAGAACCGCGATTTCACCCTCTACAGCCGCAATGCTGTCTCGGGAACCTATGGTTACTTCCGTGAGCACGCTCTGTGCGACGGTGACTTCAAGGATGCCATCAACGAGCAGCCCGGTTCCGCCTCGGTGGTTCAGGGGGTGTCCGAGTCGCTGAACGGCATCGGCTATTCCGGTATCGGCTACAACACCTCCGGCGTGCGGGCCATCAAGCTCGGCGATGATCCGGACAACCTCTACGAGCCGAACGCCGAGAACGCCATCTCCGGCGATTACCCGCTGGCGCGTTTCCTCTACGTCTACGTGAACAAGGACCCCAACGAGGATCTGCCGCCGATCGAGCGTGAGTTCCTGCGTCTGGTGCTCTCGGAGGAAGGGCAGGATGTGGTCCGGCGTGACGGCTTTATCCCCATGCCCGAGTCCGCGGCGTCCCGTGAGCGGGAGCAGCTCGGTCTCGAATAG
- the aroA gene encoding 3-phosphoshikimate 1-carboxyvinyltransferase — protein MTDHNSNPVFHVRPGGALSGRFRVPGDKSMSHRAVMLGALAEGDTRVEGFLEGADALATLATFRQLGVRIEGPRHGALRIRGVGLHGLSAADGPLDLGNSGTSMRLLAGLLAGQSFDSTLTGDDSLRRRPMGRVTDPLADMGAAIETAPGGTAPLLVRGGRPLQGITYQMPVASAQVKSALLLAGLYAEGETWVHEPAPTRDHTERMLTGFGYPVRRDGAWSGVTGGGRLQACDIDVPADISSAAFFLVGASIAEGSDLVLEHVGVNPTRTGVLDILDLMGADIELRHPREVGGEPVADVHVRARPLHGITIPERLVPLAIDEFPAIFIAAACANGTTVLTGAEELRVKESDRIAVMADGLTALGIQVEPRADGIVIHGGTLTGGTVDSHGDHRIAMAFAMAALRSSDTVTIRDCRNVDTSFPGFADLSREAGLGLDVEHHAPEAP, from the coding sequence TTGACTGATCACAACAGCAATCCCGTTTTTCACGTCCGGCCCGGGGGGGCGCTGAGCGGCCGCTTCCGGGTGCCCGGGGACAAGTCCATGTCCCATCGGGCGGTGATGCTGGGCGCCCTGGCCGAGGGTGATACCCGGGTCGAAGGCTTCCTGGAGGGGGCGGATGCGCTGGCGACGCTGGCCACGTTCCGGCAGCTCGGCGTGCGCATTGAGGGACCGCGCCACGGTGCCCTGCGCATCCGCGGTGTCGGCCTGCACGGGCTCAGCGCCGCCGACGGCCCCCTGGATCTCGGCAACTCCGGGACGTCCATGCGCCTGCTGGCCGGGTTGCTTGCGGGGCAGTCGTTCGACAGCACGCTCACCGGCGATGACTCCCTGCGTCGCCGGCCCATGGGCCGGGTGACCGACCCGCTGGCGGACATGGGTGCCGCGATCGAGACCGCGCCGGGCGGCACTGCGCCGCTGTTGGTTCGTGGTGGCCGGCCCCTGCAGGGCATCACCTACCAGATGCCCGTGGCCAGCGCCCAGGTGAAATCCGCTCTGCTGCTGGCCGGGCTCTACGCCGAGGGCGAGACGTGGGTGCACGAGCCAGCACCCACCCGCGATCACACCGAGCGCATGCTGACGGGCTTCGGCTATCCCGTGCGGCGGGACGGAGCCTGGTCCGGCGTGACCGGAGGCGGGCGCCTGCAGGCCTGCGATATCGACGTCCCGGCGGACATCTCCTCGGCGGCGTTCTTTCTCGTCGGGGCGAGCATCGCCGAGGGCAGTGATCTCGTCCTGGAGCACGTGGGCGTCAACCCGACGCGCACGGGCGTGCTGGACATACTCGATCTCATGGGCGCCGATATCGAGCTCCGCCACCCGCGTGAAGTGGGCGGCGAGCCCGTGGCGGACGTCCACGTGCGTGCCCGCCCGCTGCACGGCATCACCATTCCCGAGCGGCTGGTGCCGCTGGCCATCGACGAGTTCCCCGCCATCTTCATCGCCGCCGCCTGTGCCAACGGCACCACCGTGCTGACGGGCGCCGAGGAGCTGCGGGTCAAGGAGAGCGACCGGATCGCCGTCATGGCCGATGGCCTCACGGCCCTGGGCATTCAGGTGGAGCCGCGCGCGGACGGTATCGTCATCCACGGTGGCACCCTCACGGGCGGCACCGTGGACAGCCACGGCGACCACCGGATCGCCATGGCGTTCGCCATGGCCGCCCTGCGCAGCAGCGATACCGTCACCATCCGCGACTGCCGCAACGTGGACACGTCGTTCCCCGGGTTCGCCGATCTGTCACGGGAGGCCGGGCTCGGACTGGACGTGGAACACCACGCCCCGGAGGCCCCATGA